From Parasphaerochaeta coccoides DSM 17374, a single genomic window includes:
- a CDS encoding fimbrillin family protein, with product MRENKLLITILMSIMILFVALVSCEGKVRVSHATDVRFSTEIGRKASADSGWEPNDEVGIYMVNHGTLADSATTERANQPYKADIASRTSGFTPVDVSHPLKWDDLSTNPAPFFDFIAYYPYASSINDTTALPINVYPAGTGEQDPGTADFLWGHSKTVSTYAGGVQNNTSTVRLKLDHALSRLIVNLGPSTTVDATAINAATGGCTVTVTGTSTQATINLDTGAVSVPGNGMPIRMKDISADTLTATERAAGKRQFEGVLIPTAHSTALLNALDLEFVLTDGSGTDTAYTWKATSVADKDKHLIHFDAGKQHIYTMTLNTSDDVVAVAAIEIGIEDWDTGDSINTDALKVYCLSFDGNNATSGTAPGKMYAHAGSPVTVPGSGTLDKTGHYYFGGWNTTSDGTGVRYSAGDSFTMPAHDVTLYAQWLVKVKTVSAGGSSTMILKKDGSLWATGRNEWGQLGDGTTTNRTTPVRVKASADYNDFMTDVKEVSIGTNHTMILKTDGTLWAAGYNNSGQLGVGDNDNRRTPVQVMTDVEAVSAGGSHTIILKKDGTLWATGYNWFGQLGLGISGYGTEKKTPMQVKASIAPDDFMTDVKEVSAGGDHTMLLKKDDTLWATGYNYYGELGLDNSGSGTTKNTPVQVTSMNTEPSNPVTAFSAGGHHTMILKKNGTLWATGRNIYGQLGDGTTTEKTTPVQVKASTADNDFMTDVAAVSAGYHHTMIVKKDGTLWATGSNGNGELGVGDNTDRSTPVQVKSSGGVGFMTDVAAVSAGIYHTLILKKDGTLWATGRNNYGQLGDGTTTNTNTPVQVVF from the coding sequence ATGAGAGAGAATAAATTACTTATTACAATTCTTATGAGCATCATGATTCTCTTTGTCGCTCTTGTTTCATGCGAGGGCAAAGTGCGTGTTTCGCACGCCACCGACGTGCGCTTCTCCACGGAGATAGGACGCAAAGCCTCCGCTGACTCCGGCTGGGAACCCAATGACGAAGTCGGCATCTACATGGTGAATCATGGCACCCTGGCGGATTCTGCCACCACGGAGCGTGCCAACCAACCCTACAAGGCTGACATAGCCTCCCGAACCTCCGGCTTCACTCCTGTTGATGTCTCCCACCCCTTGAAGTGGGATGACCTTAGTACGAATCCCGCACCATTCTTTGACTTCATCGCCTACTATCCCTATGCATCATCCATCAATGACACCACCGCCCTGCCCATTAATGTCTATCCGGCTGGTACTGGGGAACAGGACCCCGGGACGGCTGACTTCCTGTGGGGGCATAGCAAGACCGTGAGCACATACGCTGGCGGTGTCCAGAACAATACGTCAACGGTACGGCTGAAACTTGACCACGCTCTTTCTCGCCTGATTGTCAACCTTGGGCCAAGTACCACCGTTGACGCCACGGCTATCAATGCTGCCACCGGGGGATGCACCGTCACGGTCACAGGCACAAGCACACAAGCCACGATCAATCTTGATACTGGAGCCGTATCTGTTCCTGGCAATGGTATGCCTATCCGCATGAAGGACATTTCCGCCGATACGCTTACCGCCACGGAAAGAGCCGCGGGAAAGCGCCAGTTTGAAGGTGTGTTGATACCTACGGCTCACTCCACTGCTTTATTGAATGCCCTGGACCTGGAGTTTGTCCTGACTGATGGTAGTGGCACTGATACTGCATACACATGGAAAGCGACGTCCGTAGCGGACAAAGATAAACACCTGATTCACTTTGACGCGGGCAAACAGCATATCTACACCATGACCCTGAATACGTCTGACGATGTGGTCGCCGTCGCCGCAATCGAAATTGGCATCGAGGACTGGGACACCGGGGACAGTATAAACACAGACGCGCTCAAGGTGTACTGCCTCTCCTTTGACGGCAATAACGCGACAAGCGGCACTGCTCCGGGAAAGATGTACGCTCATGCCGGAAGTCCGGTCACGGTGCCAGGTTCTGGGACGCTGGATAAAACCGGGCATTATTACTTCGGGGGATGGAATACGACGTCTGACGGCACGGGAGTCCGGTATTCCGCAGGTGACTCCTTCACCATGCCTGCTCATGACGTGACGTTGTATGCACAGTGGCTGGTGAAGGTCAAGACTGTCTCCGCCGGAGGCTCTTCCACGATGATCCTGAAGAAGGACGGCTCGCTCTGGGCGACAGGGAGGAACGAATGGGGCCAACTGGGTGACGGCACTACGACCAACAGAACTACTCCTGTGCGGGTCAAGGCTAGTGCCGATTACAACGACTTCATGACTGATGTCAAGGAAGTCTCCATCGGAACCAATCACACGATGATCCTGAAGACAGACGGCACGCTCTGGGCGGCGGGATACAACAATTCTGGTCAACTGGGTGTCGGTGACAATGACAACAGAAGAACGCCCGTTCAGGTCATGACTGATGTCGAGGCTGTCTCCGCCGGAGGCTCTCACACGATAATCCTGAAGAAGGACGGGACGCTTTGGGCGACAGGATACAACTGGTTTGGCCAACTGGGTCTAGGTATCAGCGGTTACGGAACCGAAAAAAAAACGCCCATGCAGGTCAAGGCTAGTATCGCTCCCGATGACTTCATGACTGATGTCAAGGAAGTCTCCGCCGGAGGGGATCATACGATGCTCCTGAAGAAGGACGACACGCTCTGGGCGACTGGATACAACTATTATGGTGAACTAGGTCTAGACAACAGCGGGTCGGGAACCACCAAAAACACGCCCGTGCAGGTCACATCCATGAATACTGAACCGAGCAATCCTGTCACGGCTTTCTCCGCCGGAGGTCATCACACGATGATCCTGAAGAAGAACGGGACACTCTGGGCGACTGGACGGAACATCTATGGTCAACTGGGGGACGGCACTACGACCGAGAAAACTACTCCCGTACAGGTCAAGGCTAGTACCGCTGACAACGACTTCATGACTGATGTCGCGGCTGTCTCCGCCGGATACCACCATACGATGATTGTGAAGAAGGACGGCACGCTCTGGGCGACTGGATCCAACGGAAATGGTGAACTGGGTGTCGGTGATAATACCGACAGAAGCACGCCCGTGCAGGTCAAGAGTTCGGGTGGGGTCGGGTTCATGACTGATGTCGCGGCTGTCTCCGCCGGAATCTATCACACGTTAATCCTGAAGAAGGACGGCACGCTCTGGGCGACTGGACGGAACAACTATGGCCAACTGGGTGACGGCACTACGACCAACACAAACACGCCCGTGCAGGTAGTTTTCTGA
- a CDS encoding fimbrillin family protein has product MVILTILVLLVAFVSCVDKPNVSNSNTIRFISEIGRKATADSGWSIGDEVGIYMVEAGEDVATVATTDRDNVQYVADTADITFSGFSPVDASNPLKWDDISTPAITEFDFIAYYPYASSIADTTALPIHVYPGSGEQDTGKADFLWGKKAGVQNNTSTVSLTLSHALSRLVVNVGPSTTVDKDAITGGTLVATVTGINTQATIDLDSGDVAPVVPSDIDVVMKDISGTLTDAERTAGKRRYEAVLIPTDNTTALSSLGLRFTLGGETYEWAASSVASSDEYRIVLESGKTHVYNMTLNTAADEVAVAEILIGIVDWDTGSGVNAAATKAYSLTFDANSATGGSAPGRMYAHEGSQVTLPSPGTLEKNLHYVYGWNTLPDGNGTQYAASESFTMPAHDVTLYARWVPKVKSVSAGYGHTVILAEDGTLWATGWNIYGQLGDGTSGYLNSKSTPVRVKASINPDDFMTNVEAVSAGDYHTMILKEDGTLWATGWDQDGQLGINSITTYTGIPTKVTNTNIGEIPIIRSVATGSRHTMLVSTDDRLWGTGRNNDGQLGLGHLETPVGLPRQVKFTSGPEPFPTVASVATGANHTMIVDTDGKLWATGNNAMGQLGDGTAGSGANKNLVVPVTTTSTGTLPAIASVIAGAYHTMIVDTNGMLWATGDNSSGQLGDTTMDERTIPVPITTTSTGTLPAIASVAAGDTHTMIVDTNGILWATGNNEYGQLGDGTSGAANNKSTLVQVMTDVAAVYAGCFHTMIVKKDGTLWATGSNFNGQLGLGDSSSGTDIKTPVQVIF; this is encoded by the coding sequence ATGGTCATTCTGACCATCCTGGTTCTCCTTGTCGCTTTTGTTTCATGCGTTGACAAACCGAACGTTTCAAACTCCAACACAATACGCTTCATCTCCGAGATAGGACGCAAAGCCACCGCTGACTCCGGCTGGAGTATCGGGGATGAAGTCGGCATCTACATGGTGGAGGCCGGTGAGGACGTGGCTACTGTCGCCACGACCGACCGTGACAATGTGCAGTACGTGGCAGATACGGCGGACATCACCTTCTCCGGCTTCTCCCCTGTTGACGCCTCCAACCCCTTGAAGTGGGATGACATCTCCACCCCTGCCATCACAGAGTTTGATTTCATCGCCTACTATCCCTATGCATCATCCATCGCTGATACCACCGCTCTGCCCATACATGTCTATCCGGGTTCCGGGGAACAGGATACCGGAAAAGCTGACTTCCTGTGGGGGAAGAAGGCTGGTGTCCAGAACAACACCTCGACAGTCAGCCTGACGCTCAGTCATGCCCTCTCCCGCCTTGTTGTCAACGTTGGGCCAAGTACCACCGTTGATAAGGATGCCATCACGGGCGGTACGCTTGTCGCCACTGTCACGGGCATCAACACGCAGGCAACAATCGACCTGGACAGCGGAGATGTGGCTCCTGTCGTCCCCAGCGACATTGATGTCGTCATGAAGGACATCTCCGGCACGCTCACGGATGCGGAGAGGACTGCGGGCAAGCGACGCTATGAAGCCGTGTTGATACCCACGGACAACACTACCGCCCTGTCCTCCCTTGGTCTGCGTTTCACCTTGGGTGGCGAGACATATGAATGGGCTGCTTCCAGCGTAGCGTCCTCCGATGAGTACAGGATTGTCTTGGAGAGCGGCAAGACTCATGTCTACAACATGACACTCAATACGGCGGCGGATGAAGTCGCCGTCGCGGAGATTCTCATAGGGATAGTGGACTGGGACACCGGGAGCGGGGTGAACGCGGCGGCAACCAAGGCATACAGCCTCACCTTTGATGCCAACAGTGCCACGGGAGGCAGTGCTCCGGGACGGATGTATGCTCATGAGGGAAGCCAGGTCACACTGCCGTCTCCTGGAACGTTGGAAAAGAATCTCCATTACGTCTACGGATGGAATACTCTGCCTGATGGCAACGGAACCCAATATGCCGCCAGTGAGTCCTTCACCATGCCCGCCCATGATGTGACGTTGTATGCAAGGTGGGTGCCGAAGGTCAAGTCAGTCTCCGCGGGATACGGTCACACAGTGATTCTGGCAGAGGACGGCACGCTCTGGGCGACTGGATGGAATATCTATGGCCAACTGGGTGACGGCACTTCAGGGTATTTGAACAGCAAAAGTACGCCCGTGCGGGTCAAGGCCAGTATCAATCCTGACGACTTCATGACCAATGTAGAGGCCGTCTCCGCCGGAGATTATCACACGATGATCCTGAAGGAGGACGGCACGCTCTGGGCGACAGGATGGGATCAGGATGGTCAATTGGGTATCAACAGTATTACGACCTACACAGGCATTCCCACGAAGGTCACCAACACAAACATAGGAGAGATCCCTATTATCAGGTCTGTCGCCACTGGAAGTCGTCATACAATGCTTGTAAGTACGGATGATAGGCTCTGGGGGACTGGACGCAACAATGATGGTCAACTGGGTTTAGGCCACCTTGAAACACCCGTGGGCTTGCCCAGGCAGGTCAAATTCACCTCAGGGCCGGAACCTTTCCCTACTGTTGCCTCTGTCGCCACCGGAGCCAACCATACGATGATTGTGGATACGGACGGGAAGCTCTGGGCGACGGGAAACAACGCGATGGGGCAACTGGGTGACGGCACTGCGGGCTCTGGAGCCAACAAAAACCTTGTTGTGCCGGTCACAACCACATCCACGGGAACTCTCCCCGCTATCGCATCTGTTATCGCTGGAGCCTACCATACGATGATTGTGGATACGAACGGGATGCTCTGGGCGACCGGAGACAACAGTTCTGGTCAACTGGGCGACACTACCATGGATGAAAGAACCATTCCCGTACCGATCACGACTACATCCACGGGAACTCTCCCCGCTATCGCATCTGTCGCCGCTGGAGACACCCACACGATGATTGTGGATACGAACGGGATACTCTGGGCGACGGGAAACAACGAATATGGTCAACTGGGTGACGGTACTTCGGGTGCAGCGAATAACAAAAGCACGCTCGTGCAGGTCATGACTGATGTCGCGGCTGTCTACGCCGGATGCTTCCATACGATGATTGTGAAGAAGGACGGCACGCTCTGGGCGACAGGATCCAACTTTAATGGTCAACTAGGTCTGGGTGACAGCAGTTCGGGAACCGACATAAAAACGCCCGTACAGGTTATTTTCTGA
- a CDS encoding helix-turn-helix domain-containing protein produces MKPKTAKPKMASVLEEGSMVMKDSPSGDRPRRIGLMLASIHTGTSNDLWPELARTASADGAAFFVFPVGRLKWPTEGEYLRNDLISLVNRRNIDGLISWASSLGGHVPLTELSDVHDAFDIPYVTIGMKKTGHPNVEFDAYTGVRSAVMHCIKVHGAQRIAFIRGPESHVSAQDRYRAYLDALALAGIGLDPALVSPPFAWSRGGDALDVLAGERALVPGKDFDALVCASDLLLYGAGRRLESMGVRIPQDLILIGFNDSQESRLLQVPCTTVRMPISDLGMAAWNAIMRQISEVTGASQDIMLPVDLVLRHSCGCEAADVFGPAGRGGERQPLMKRIGELFSLSEAGKRKLEIVWDAIEKAALLDDKEGGKEADMSAFRGFGEFLYSLISSGAAGAGTGLLYEALDRLCLGSPDIPRVRRYVEKRLYPLVSQVQDRIHNQHTYELGQTARHLNALKVDLLRVRSLSVIPQLLASHLPALGITGAYLVLSDDAGYPRLSGGYDASGLIGQGHAFSREDLLPREIMERLGAGVYVVEALHVDRQSLGYLVIRTTAWDGSLLEELRASLSSAINGALLVDDANRAREKAEQAERIRTEFLASVGDGLKEPLEGIRKIVQESGTASSPAGIGILNHISRAGYLMDLAMSRTGSMEMERRLINPGIWLTETCGRLGYGLTAPERTPMILADVRRLSQVCEIIGTEIIADGHGCMLSCAVHRSGLAISLASDSGGWRARVFENSPGLALAERIILLHGGEFSIGENSVSLNLPWPTLSGASPTSSSGTAVVLGPCPENGGYPPWADIHVIDASNVSSGNLLSVDAGLLIWDASDAVPASFSALRRLGEEPRFSALGFMAYGLASGGQSLMESVESLSGDMSVGSVFLYGDVPTELRQVFQHLETIILSSPSDFVSRAPMKPPLILLSDRLAAYDAEVIRRQVIGGDVPILLYKSVIDEAVVKAFGEMPGLIFCDDVLARCEAFHVRLKAAMSGAAPILPALTGIIVKRAMAYLQAHAAEHVSRWQVAEAVNVSEDYLTRIFRRETGLSPWDYLIRCRISRAVRLLRTSGMTISEVAFRTGFQDQAYFCRVFKKIMGDPPGRMRGH; encoded by the coding sequence ATGAAACCGAAGACAGCGAAACCGAAGATGGCCTCGGTTCTGGAGGAAGGATCGATGGTGATGAAAGATTCCCCGTCAGGAGACAGACCGCGACGCATCGGACTCATGCTGGCATCCATACATACAGGAACATCCAATGACCTGTGGCCGGAGCTGGCTCGGACTGCATCAGCGGATGGCGCCGCTTTTTTCGTCTTCCCCGTCGGCAGGCTGAAATGGCCGACAGAGGGAGAGTATCTGCGCAATGACCTCATCTCCCTTGTCAATCGCCGGAACATTGACGGACTGATCAGCTGGGCATCATCACTGGGAGGCCACGTCCCTCTGACGGAACTGTCGGATGTCCATGATGCCTTTGACATACCGTATGTGACCATAGGAATGAAAAAGACCGGACATCCTAATGTTGAGTTTGACGCATATACCGGCGTGCGCTCCGCCGTGATGCATTGCATCAAGGTTCATGGCGCCCAACGAATAGCTTTCATCAGGGGGCCGGAGAGCCATGTGTCGGCGCAGGACAGGTACCGTGCCTATCTTGATGCCCTTGCCTTGGCGGGAATCGGACTTGACCCGGCCTTGGTGTCGCCTCCCTTTGCATGGTCACGGGGTGGAGACGCCCTTGATGTCCTGGCGGGAGAACGTGCACTGGTTCCCGGCAAAGATTTTGATGCGCTGGTATGTGCCAGCGACCTTCTCCTCTATGGAGCCGGAAGACGCCTTGAATCCATGGGCGTCAGGATTCCCCAGGATCTCATCCTCATCGGCTTCAATGATTCCCAGGAAAGCAGATTGCTCCAAGTCCCCTGTACAACAGTCCGCATGCCCATTTCTGATTTAGGAATGGCGGCATGGAATGCCATTATGAGACAGATTTCAGAAGTAACAGGGGCTTCTCAGGATATCATGCTTCCCGTTGACCTCGTTCTGAGACACTCATGCGGATGTGAAGCCGCCGATGTTTTCGGACCTGCCGGACGAGGAGGGGAACGGCAACCGCTGATGAAACGCATCGGGGAACTGTTCAGCCTTTCCGAAGCAGGAAAGAGAAAACTGGAGATTGTATGGGATGCCATTGAAAAAGCCGCTTTACTTGACGACAAGGAAGGCGGCAAGGAAGCTGACATGTCCGCGTTCCGGGGATTCGGCGAATTTCTCTATTCCCTCATATCTTCCGGAGCTGCCGGAGCCGGCACAGGACTGCTCTATGAAGCCTTGGATCGACTGTGCCTGGGAAGCCCGGACATTCCCCGCGTGCGCCGTTATGTGGAAAAACGCTTGTACCCTCTGGTTTCTCAGGTTCAGGACAGGATTCATAACCAGCATACATATGAACTCGGACAGACGGCGCGGCATCTTAATGCCTTGAAAGTGGATTTGCTGCGAGTGCGCAGTCTTTCCGTGATACCCCAACTGCTGGCAAGTCACCTTCCTGCCCTGGGAATCACAGGAGCGTATCTGGTGCTTTCCGATGACGCCGGCTATCCCCGGCTTTCCGGAGGATATGATGCTTCCGGACTCATCGGGCAGGGGCACGCCTTCTCCCGTGAAGACCTTCTTCCGCGGGAAATCATGGAACGTCTGGGAGCCGGAGTGTATGTCGTCGAAGCTCTCCATGTTGACAGGCAGAGCTTGGGATACCTTGTCATACGGACAACAGCATGGGATGGCTCACTCCTTGAAGAACTACGGGCATCGCTCAGCAGCGCAATCAACGGAGCATTGCTGGTTGACGACGCGAACCGTGCGCGGGAAAAGGCGGAACAAGCAGAACGCATCCGCACGGAATTTCTGGCGAGCGTCGGTGATGGACTCAAGGAACCGCTGGAGGGAATCCGCAAGATAGTACAGGAATCAGGGACGGCATCCTCCCCGGCAGGCATAGGAATCCTCAATCATATTTCCCGTGCAGGATACCTGATGGATCTTGCCATGTCCCGGACAGGGAGCATGGAAATGGAGCGTCGGCTCATCAATCCGGGCATCTGGCTCACGGAAACCTGCGGACGCCTGGGGTACGGCCTGACTGCTCCCGAAAGGACGCCGATGATCCTTGCCGATGTCCGTCGCTTGAGCCAGGTATGCGAGATTATCGGCACAGAGATAATAGCCGACGGTCATGGCTGCATGCTTTCCTGCGCTGTCCATCGTTCCGGACTTGCCATATCCTTGGCATCTGATTCCGGCGGATGGAGGGCGCGTGTCTTTGAAAATTCTCCCGGACTTGCCTTGGCGGAGAGAATCATCCTGCTTCATGGAGGTGAGTTTTCCATAGGGGAGAATTCCGTATCATTGAATCTCCCGTGGCCGACTTTATCCGGCGCGTCGCCGACATCTTCTTCCGGTACGGCTGTCGTCCTGGGCCCTTGCCCGGAAAACGGAGGATATCCTCCATGGGCAGACATCCACGTCATTGACGCGAGCAATGTTTCTTCAGGCAATCTTCTGTCGGTCGATGCCGGTCTTCTCATATGGGATGCCTCGGATGCAGTCCCCGCATCATTTTCCGCTTTGCGCAGGCTTGGGGAAGAACCACGTTTCAGTGCGCTTGGCTTCATGGCGTATGGCTTGGCGTCGGGGGGACAGAGCCTGATGGAAAGCGTGGAAAGCCTTTCCGGTGATATGTCGGTCGGCTCTGTCTTCCTCTATGGCGACGTACCGACGGAACTTAGGCAGGTATTCCAGCATCTGGAGACCATCATCCTGTCAAGTCCCTCGGATTTTGTTTCCCGCGCTCCCATGAAACCTCCTCTCATCCTGTTGTCCGACCGGCTTGCCGCCTATGATGCCGAAGTGATTCGCCGTCAAGTCATAGGAGGTGATGTCCCCATCCTTCTTTATAAAAGTGTGATTGATGAGGCTGTGGTCAAAGCATTCGGGGAGATGCCGGGACTGATTTTCTGTGATGACGTCCTTGCCCGGTGCGAGGCTTTCCATGTACGGCTCAAGGCGGCCATGAGCGGAGCGGCGCCGATTCTTCCTGCCCTGACAGGAATCATCGTCAAGAGGGCAATGGCGTATCTGCAAGCCCATGCCGCCGAACACGTGTCACGCTGGCAGGTCGCTGAAGCGGTCAATGTCAGCGAGGATTATCTTACGCGTATTTTCCGCCGGGAGACAGGACTCTCACCGTGGGACTATCTGATTCGGTGCAGGATAAGCAGGGCTGTCAGGTTGCTCCGCACTTCCGGCATGACCATCAGTGAAGTCGCGTTCCGCACGGGCTTCCAGGATCAAGCATATTTCTGCCGTGTCTTCAAGAAAATCATGGGGGATCCGCCGGGACGGATGCGCGGCCATTGA
- a CDS encoding ABC transporter permease yields the protein MTRITEKTRKTPALDLYRRQKRGRLWREVVRHRSAYLLLAIPFVYYIIFKYGPIWYGQIAFRDYRALDGVLGSTWIGFKNFLTFINSFYFWELLRNTLMYSFGKIIFSLPLSILLAITIYEATGTKLRKTVQTLTYLPHFLSWVIMYGILLTLLAPGDGIVNDVIKFFGGRPIDFLTNTKAFPWIVILSDAWKEMGWSAIIFIAALMGIDMSLFEAAMVEGANSWQRVRYITLPSIRPVIVVVLLLKIGTILDAGFNQIFILYSTPVLSVADIIDTWVYRQGLLQFEFGLATAVGLFKGAIGMSLILFANWMTRKVSDTGIL from the coding sequence ATGACGAGAATCACAGAGAAAACCCGGAAGACACCCGCTCTCGATTTATACAGAAGACAGAAGCGTGGACGCTTGTGGCGGGAAGTGGTGCGGCACAGGTCGGCCTATCTTCTGCTGGCGATTCCCTTTGTTTATTACATCATATTCAAATATGGCCCCATCTGGTACGGCCAGATTGCCTTCCGTGACTACCGGGCCTTGGATGGAGTGCTGGGAAGCACGTGGATTGGGTTCAAGAACTTCCTGACGTTCATCAATTCATTCTATTTCTGGGAGCTGCTGCGCAATACGCTGATGTATAGCTTTGGCAAGATTATCTTTTCTCTTCCGCTGTCCATCCTGCTGGCCATAACCATTTACGAGGCGACAGGAACAAAGTTACGTAAGACGGTGCAGACGCTGACATATCTGCCTCACTTCCTCTCATGGGTCATCATGTATGGCATTCTGCTGACGTTGCTGGCTCCAGGGGATGGCATAGTGAACGATGTCATCAAGTTCTTCGGAGGCAGGCCGATAGATTTTCTGACCAATACTAAGGCTTTTCCGTGGATTGTGATTCTGTCCGACGCATGGAAGGAAATGGGCTGGAGCGCAATCATCTTCATTGCGGCTTTGATGGGCATTGACATGTCCCTGTTTGAGGCGGCAATGGTGGAGGGAGCCAATAGCTGGCAGCGGGTGAGGTACATCACGCTTCCCTCCATCAGGCCGGTAATCGTGGTCGTCCTGCTGTTGAAGATAGGGACAATCCTGGATGCCGGATTCAACCAGATTTTCATTCTGTACTCGACGCCGGTGCTGAGCGTGGCGGACATCATTGACACGTGGGTATACCGGCAGGGGCTGTTGCAGTTTGAGTTCGGACTGGCTACGGCGGTGGGGTTGTTCAAGGGAGCAATCGGCATGAGCTTGATTCTGTTTGCCAACTGGATGACGCGGAAAGTTTCCGACACTGGGATACTGTAG
- a CDS encoding carbohydrate ABC transporter permease, which produces MNNTPMKNTPMNNKGNIAIVTAVKVRKTGADRTFDILVKVFLWGMLVVISLPLWSTITLSFRPYDFLGTNFEGMFLLPWNWSTAAYKALLGNNGFVMSFGNSLKILVMGVGSALALTIPLAYVLSLPTLPGRRWLNVLIIIPYVFNVGMIPSYLVVTHLGLIDKLAAVFLPGAVSTYNCLIMKSFFQGIPNELRESAQMDGCSEVQVLVRIVLPLSKAIILTVGLYYGVSFWNDFFHAMLYLNRNALQPLPILLRNILMASGMNEFVEVNAFGEAPIAAIKAASVFMSAIPMVLAYPFIQKYFTKGTLLGSVKG; this is translated from the coding sequence ATGAACAACACTCCCATGAAAAATACGCCTATGAACAACAAAGGAAATATCGCGATTGTGACGGCAGTCAAAGTACGCAAGACAGGAGCGGATCGCACATTCGATATTTTGGTGAAAGTATTCCTGTGGGGGATGCTGGTGGTGATTTCCCTGCCTTTGTGGAGTACCATAACGCTGAGCTTCCGTCCCTATGACTTCCTGGGGACGAATTTTGAAGGGATGTTCCTTCTTCCCTGGAACTGGTCAACCGCCGCGTACAAGGCATTGCTGGGGAACAATGGGTTTGTGATGTCCTTTGGCAACAGCCTGAAGATTCTGGTGATGGGCGTGGGTTCTGCCTTGGCTCTCACGATACCGCTGGCCTATGTCCTGTCCCTTCCGACACTGCCGGGACGGCGTTGGCTGAACGTGCTGATTATCATTCCGTATGTATTCAATGTAGGCATGATTCCTTCATACTTGGTGGTGACGCACCTGGGGCTGATAGACAAGCTTGCGGCAGTCTTCCTGCCGGGAGCGGTGAGTACATACAACTGCTTGATTATGAAAAGTTTCTTCCAGGGGATTCCAAATGAATTGAGGGAGAGCGCGCAGATGGATGGATGCTCGGAAGTGCAGGTATTGGTGCGAATCGTCCTGCCTTTGAGCAAGGCAATCATCCTGACGGTGGGGCTGTATTACGGGGTGTCGTTCTGGAACGATTTCTTCCATGCCATGCTGTACCTGAACAGAAATGCATTGCAACCCTTGCCAATACTGTTGCGCAACATCCTGATGGCTTCGGGAATGAACGAATTTGTGGAGGTGAATGCCTTCGGCGAAGCTCCGATTGCGGCAATCAAGGCGGCAAGCGTGTTCATGAGCGCTATCCCGATGGTGCTTGCGTATCCGTTCATCCAGAAGTATTTCACCAAGGGGACCTTGCTTGGCAGCGTCAAAGGCTGA